The following proteins are encoded in a genomic region of Vulpes vulpes isolate BD-2025 chromosome X, VulVul3, whole genome shotgun sequence:
- the PJA1 gene encoding E3 ubiquitin-protein ligase Praja-1 isoform X1, producing the protein MKSGSRAQPDWPRAAAAQPHRGGGPGRRHRHFLRRSRRLPGCCLAGEELETRSSPGGPDGRRPESPESSARPEERAGVSPGFRPSSSQQDRISSQRKATSEVPMHRSAPSQTTKRSRSPFSITRRSWEDSESSGASLNVDNEDYSRYPPREYRASGSRRGLAYGHVDSFGADDSEEEGAGPVERAPVRGKTGKFKDDKPYDPEKGARSLAGVAPQFSSFKRDVREELDKLDPAPAARCSVSRAEFLQQNSMASQTSAEGKVTTRGDSRESQRREQNFPAHPSRAPVSICGGGENTPKSAEEPVVRPKIRNLASPNCVKPKIFFDTDDDDDMPHSTSRWRDTANAEGHSDGLARRARGESSGGYSELKYPEDKREARNDQVKPEKVPRRQRTMADPDFWTYSDDYYKYCDEDSDSDKEWTAALRRKYRGREQNLSSSGESWETLPGKEEHDSEQVRVNAGAGASASPGTGASASSNSSSELEDLRGPSLQEEEHASPREREAPWLQYNENESSSEGDNESGQEYLQPGVFMLDGNNNLEDDSSVSEDLEVDWSLFDGFADGLGVAEAISYVDPQFLTYMALEERLAQAMETALAHLESLAVDVEVANPPASKESIDTLPEILVTEDHSAVGQEMCCPICCSEYVKGEVATELPCHHYFHKPCVSIWLQKSGTCPVCRCMFPPPL; encoded by the exons atgaaatcaggCTCTCGGGCCCAGCCTGATTGGCCGAGAGCAGCTGCCGCCCAGCCACATCGAGGGGGCGGGCCCGGCCGACGCCACCGGCACTTCCTCCGCCGCAGTCGCCGCCTGCCCGGCTGCTGTCTGGCGGGGGAGGAGCTGGAGACCCGGAGCAGCCCCGGCGGCCCTGACGGTCGGCGGCCCGAGAGCCCCGAGAGCTCCGCTCGTCCAGAAGAGCGCGCGGGTGTCAGCCCTGG TTTCAGGCCATCCTCGAGCCAGCAGGACAGGATTTCCAGCCAGAGAAAGGCAACATCTGAAGTCCCAATGCACAGATCAGCCCCCAGTCAAACCACCAAGAGGAGCCGGTCACCATTTTCCATCACCCGTCGTAGTTGGGAAGACAGTGAGAGCTCTGGAGCCAGCCTGAATGTTGATAATGAGGACTACTCCAGGTACCCACCGAGAGAGTACAGGGCTTCAGGTAGCAGAAGAGGATTGGCTTATGGACATGTTGACTCTTTTGGGGCAGATGATagtgaggaggagggggctgggcctGTTGAGCGAGCACCAGTTAGAGGGAAAACTGGCAAGTTTAAAGATGATAAGCCCTACGACCCAGAGAAAGGGGCCAGGTCTTTGGCTGGGGTGGCTCCACAGTTCTCTAGCTTTAAGCGTGATGTGAGAGAGGAGCTTGACAAGTTAGACCCAGCCCCTGCAGCAAGATGCTCTGTTAGCAGAGCTGAGTTCCTGCAGCAAAATAGCATGGCCTCTCAGACATCTGCTGAAGGCAAGGTGACTACCCGTGGTGACAGCCGGGAGAGTCAGAGACGGGAGCAGAATTTCCCTGCACATCCCAGCAGGGCTCCTGTGAGTATTTGTGGTGGTGGGGAAAACACCCCCAAGAGTGCAGAGGAGCCGGTGGTGAGGCCTAAAATCAGAAATCTGGCGAGCCCCAACTGCgtgaaaccaaaaatattttttgatactgatgatgatgatgatatgcCACATAGTACTTCCAGGTGGAGGGATACAGCCAACGCCGAAGGCCACTCAGATGGCCTAGCAAGAAGAGCCAGAGGTGAGAGTTCAGGTGGCTACTCTGAGCTGAAGTACCCCGAAGACAAGAGGGAAGCCAGGAATGACCAAGTGAAGCCAGAAAAGGTACCAAGACGGCAGCGAACCATGGCTGACCCTGACTTCTGGACGTACAGCGATGATTACTACAAATACTGTGATGAAGACTCTGACAGTGACAAAGAGTGGACTGCTGCTCTGCGGCGGAAGTATCGAGGTCGAGAGCAGAATCTGTCGTCCAGTGGTGAAAGCTGGGAGACTCTGCCAGGGAAAGAAGAGCACGACTCTGAGCAGGTCAGAGTGAATGCTGGCGCCGGCGCCAGTGCCAGCCCGGGTACCGGCGCCAGcgccagcagcaacagcagcagtgAACTGGAAGACCTCCGAGGACCATCTCTTCAGGAAGAAGAACACGCATCCCCCAGAGAACGAGAAGCTCCTTGGCTCCAGTACAACGAAAATGAGAGTAGCAGTGAGGGGGATAATGAATCTGGTCAGGAGTATCTACAGCCTGGGGTGTTCATGCTCGATGGAAACAACAATCTTGAAGATGATTCCAGCGTGAGTGAAGACCTAGAAGTGGATTGGAGCCTCTTTGATGGGTTCGCAGATGGCTTGGGGGTGGCCGAAGCCATTTCCTACGTGGATCCTCAGTTTCTCACCTACATGGCACTTGAAGAACGCCTGGCCCAGGCAATGGAAACTGCCCTGGCGCACCTAGAGTCTCTCGCAGTGGACGTGGAGGTGGCCAACCCACCGGCGAGCAAGGAGAGCATCGACACTCTCCCTGAGATCCTGGTCACTGAAGATCACAGTGCAGTGGGGCAGGAAATGTGTTGCCCCATCTGTTGTAGTGAATATGTGAAGGGGGAGGTGGCAACTGAGCTGCCTTGCCACCACTATTTCCACAAGCCGTGTGTGTCCATCTGGCTTCAGAAATCAGGCACCTGCCCTGTGTGCCGCTGCATGTTCCCTCCCCCGCTCTAA
- the PJA1 gene encoding E3 ubiquitin-protein ligase Praja-1 isoform X2, producing MGQESSKPVWPKPAGGYQSNTGRRYGRRHAYVSFRPSSSQQDRISSQRKATSEVPMHRSAPSQTTKRSRSPFSITRRSWEDSESSGASLNVDNEDYSRYPPREYRASGSRRGLAYGHVDSFGADDSEEEGAGPVERAPVRGKTGKFKDDKPYDPEKGARSLAGVAPQFSSFKRDVREELDKLDPAPAARCSVSRAEFLQQNSMASQTSAEGKVTTRGDSRESQRREQNFPAHPSRAPVSICGGGENTPKSAEEPVVRPKIRNLASPNCVKPKIFFDTDDDDDMPHSTSRWRDTANAEGHSDGLARRARGESSGGYSELKYPEDKREARNDQVKPEKVPRRQRTMADPDFWTYSDDYYKYCDEDSDSDKEWTAALRRKYRGREQNLSSSGESWETLPGKEEHDSEQVRVNAGAGASASPGTGASASSNSSSELEDLRGPSLQEEEHASPREREAPWLQYNENESSSEGDNESGQEYLQPGVFMLDGNNNLEDDSSVSEDLEVDWSLFDGFADGLGVAEAISYVDPQFLTYMALEERLAQAMETALAHLESLAVDVEVANPPASKESIDTLPEILVTEDHSAVGQEMCCPICCSEYVKGEVATELPCHHYFHKPCVSIWLQKSGTCPVCRCMFPPPL from the coding sequence ATGGGTCAGGAATCTAGCAAGCCTGTATGGCCCAAGCCGGCAGGAGGGTATCAGTCCAATACAGGCAGGAGGTATGGAAGAAGGCATGCTTATGTCAGTTTCAGGCCATCCTCGAGCCAGCAGGACAGGATTTCCAGCCAGAGAAAGGCAACATCTGAAGTCCCAATGCACAGATCAGCCCCCAGTCAAACCACCAAGAGGAGCCGGTCACCATTTTCCATCACCCGTCGTAGTTGGGAAGACAGTGAGAGCTCTGGAGCCAGCCTGAATGTTGATAATGAGGACTACTCCAGGTACCCACCGAGAGAGTACAGGGCTTCAGGTAGCAGAAGAGGATTGGCTTATGGACATGTTGACTCTTTTGGGGCAGATGATagtgaggaggagggggctgggcctGTTGAGCGAGCACCAGTTAGAGGGAAAACTGGCAAGTTTAAAGATGATAAGCCCTACGACCCAGAGAAAGGGGCCAGGTCTTTGGCTGGGGTGGCTCCACAGTTCTCTAGCTTTAAGCGTGATGTGAGAGAGGAGCTTGACAAGTTAGACCCAGCCCCTGCAGCAAGATGCTCTGTTAGCAGAGCTGAGTTCCTGCAGCAAAATAGCATGGCCTCTCAGACATCTGCTGAAGGCAAGGTGACTACCCGTGGTGACAGCCGGGAGAGTCAGAGACGGGAGCAGAATTTCCCTGCACATCCCAGCAGGGCTCCTGTGAGTATTTGTGGTGGTGGGGAAAACACCCCCAAGAGTGCAGAGGAGCCGGTGGTGAGGCCTAAAATCAGAAATCTGGCGAGCCCCAACTGCgtgaaaccaaaaatattttttgatactgatgatgatgatgatatgcCACATAGTACTTCCAGGTGGAGGGATACAGCCAACGCCGAAGGCCACTCAGATGGCCTAGCAAGAAGAGCCAGAGGTGAGAGTTCAGGTGGCTACTCTGAGCTGAAGTACCCCGAAGACAAGAGGGAAGCCAGGAATGACCAAGTGAAGCCAGAAAAGGTACCAAGACGGCAGCGAACCATGGCTGACCCTGACTTCTGGACGTACAGCGATGATTACTACAAATACTGTGATGAAGACTCTGACAGTGACAAAGAGTGGACTGCTGCTCTGCGGCGGAAGTATCGAGGTCGAGAGCAGAATCTGTCGTCCAGTGGTGAAAGCTGGGAGACTCTGCCAGGGAAAGAAGAGCACGACTCTGAGCAGGTCAGAGTGAATGCTGGCGCCGGCGCCAGTGCCAGCCCGGGTACCGGCGCCAGcgccagcagcaacagcagcagtgAACTGGAAGACCTCCGAGGACCATCTCTTCAGGAAGAAGAACACGCATCCCCCAGAGAACGAGAAGCTCCTTGGCTCCAGTACAACGAAAATGAGAGTAGCAGTGAGGGGGATAATGAATCTGGTCAGGAGTATCTACAGCCTGGGGTGTTCATGCTCGATGGAAACAACAATCTTGAAGATGATTCCAGCGTGAGTGAAGACCTAGAAGTGGATTGGAGCCTCTTTGATGGGTTCGCAGATGGCTTGGGGGTGGCCGAAGCCATTTCCTACGTGGATCCTCAGTTTCTCACCTACATGGCACTTGAAGAACGCCTGGCCCAGGCAATGGAAACTGCCCTGGCGCACCTAGAGTCTCTCGCAGTGGACGTGGAGGTGGCCAACCCACCGGCGAGCAAGGAGAGCATCGACACTCTCCCTGAGATCCTGGTCACTGAAGATCACAGTGCAGTGGGGCAGGAAATGTGTTGCCCCATCTGTTGTAGTGAATATGTGAAGGGGGAGGTGGCAACTGAGCTGCCTTGCCACCACTATTTCCACAAGCCGTGTGTGTCCATCTGGCTTCAGAAATCAGGCACCTGCCCTGTGTGCCGCTGCATGTTCCCTCCCCCGCTCTAA
- the PJA1 gene encoding E3 ubiquitin-protein ligase Praja-1 isoform X3: MHRSAPSQTTKRSRSPFSITRRSWEDSESSGASLNVDNEDYSSTSRWRDTANAEGHSDGLARRARGESSGGYSELKYPEDKREARNDQVKPEKVPRRQRTMADPDFWTYSDDYYKYCDEDSDSDKEWTAALRRKYRGREQNLSSSGESWETLPGKEEHDSEQVRVNAGAGASASPGTGASASSNSSSELEDLRGPSLQEEEHASPREREAPWLQYNENESSSEGDNESGQEYLQPGVFMLDGNNNLEDDSSVSEDLEVDWSLFDGFADGLGVAEAISYVDPQFLTYMALEERLAQAMETALAHLESLAVDVEVANPPASKESIDTLPEILVTEDHSAVGQEMCCPICCSEYVKGEVATELPCHHYFHKPCVSIWLQKSGTCPVCRCMFPPPL; the protein is encoded by the exons ATGCACAGATCAGCCCCCAGTCAAACCACCAAGAGGAGCCGGTCACCATTTTCCATCACCCGTCGTAGTTGGGAAGACAGTGAGAGCTCTGGAGCCAGCCTGAATGTTGATAATGAGGACTACTCCAG TACTTCCAGGTGGAGGGATACAGCCAACGCCGAAGGCCACTCAGATGGCCTAGCAAGAAGAGCCAGAGGTGAGAGTTCAGGTGGCTACTCTGAGCTGAAGTACCCCGAAGACAAGAGGGAAGCCAGGAATGACCAAGTGAAGCCAGAAAAGGTACCAAGACGGCAGCGAACCATGGCTGACCCTGACTTCTGGACGTACAGCGATGATTACTACAAATACTGTGATGAAGACTCTGACAGTGACAAAGAGTGGACTGCTGCTCTGCGGCGGAAGTATCGAGGTCGAGAGCAGAATCTGTCGTCCAGTGGTGAAAGCTGGGAGACTCTGCCAGGGAAAGAAGAGCACGACTCTGAGCAGGTCAGAGTGAATGCTGGCGCCGGCGCCAGTGCCAGCCCGGGTACCGGCGCCAGcgccagcagcaacagcagcagtgAACTGGAAGACCTCCGAGGACCATCTCTTCAGGAAGAAGAACACGCATCCCCCAGAGAACGAGAAGCTCCTTGGCTCCAGTACAACGAAAATGAGAGTAGCAGTGAGGGGGATAATGAATCTGGTCAGGAGTATCTACAGCCTGGGGTGTTCATGCTCGATGGAAACAACAATCTTGAAGATGATTCCAGCGTGAGTGAAGACCTAGAAGTGGATTGGAGCCTCTTTGATGGGTTCGCAGATGGCTTGGGGGTGGCCGAAGCCATTTCCTACGTGGATCCTCAGTTTCTCACCTACATGGCACTTGAAGAACGCCTGGCCCAGGCAATGGAAACTGCCCTGGCGCACCTAGAGTCTCTCGCAGTGGACGTGGAGGTGGCCAACCCACCGGCGAGCAAGGAGAGCATCGACACTCTCCCTGAGATCCTGGTCACTGAAGATCACAGTGCAGTGGGGCAGGAAATGTGTTGCCCCATCTGTTGTAGTGAATATGTGAAGGGGGAGGTGGCAACTGAGCTGCCTTGCCACCACTATTTCCACAAGCCGTGTGTGTCCATCTGGCTTCAGAAATCAGGCACCTGCCCTGTGTGCCGCTGCATGTTCCCTCCCCCGCTCTAA
- the PJA1 gene encoding E3 ubiquitin-protein ligase Praja-1 isoform X4: MGQESSKPVWPKPAGGYQSNTGRRYGRRHAYVSFRPSSSQQDRISSQRKATSEVPMHRSAPSQTTKRSRSPFSITRRSWEDSESSGASLNVDNEDYSSTSRWRDTANAEGHSDGLARRARGESSGGYSELKYPEDKREARNDQVKPEKVPRRQRTMADPDFWTYSDDYYKYCDEDSDSDKEWTAALRRKYRGREQNLSSSGESWETLPGKEEHDSEQVRVNAGAGASASPGTGASASSNSSSELEDLRGPSLQEEEHASPREREAPWLQYNENESSSEGDNESGQEYLQPGVFMLDGNNNLEDDSSVSEDLEVDWSLFDGFADGLGVAEAISYVDPQFLTYMALEERLAQAMETALAHLESLAVDVEVANPPASKESIDTLPEILVTEDHSAVGQEMCCPICCSEYVKGEVATELPCHHYFHKPCVSIWLQKSGTCPVCRCMFPPPL, from the exons ATGGGTCAGGAATCTAGCAAGCCTGTATGGCCCAAGCCGGCAGGAGGGTATCAGTCCAATACAGGCAGGAGGTATGGAAGAAGGCATGCTTATGTCAGTTTCAGGCCATCCTCGAGCCAGCAGGACAGGATTTCCAGCCAGAGAAAGGCAACATCTGAAGTCCCAATGCACAGATCAGCCCCCAGTCAAACCACCAAGAGGAGCCGGTCACCATTTTCCATCACCCGTCGTAGTTGGGAAGACAGTGAGAGCTCTGGAGCCAGCCTGAATGTTGATAATGAGGACTACTCCAG TACTTCCAGGTGGAGGGATACAGCCAACGCCGAAGGCCACTCAGATGGCCTAGCAAGAAGAGCCAGAGGTGAGAGTTCAGGTGGCTACTCTGAGCTGAAGTACCCCGAAGACAAGAGGGAAGCCAGGAATGACCAAGTGAAGCCAGAAAAGGTACCAAGACGGCAGCGAACCATGGCTGACCCTGACTTCTGGACGTACAGCGATGATTACTACAAATACTGTGATGAAGACTCTGACAGTGACAAAGAGTGGACTGCTGCTCTGCGGCGGAAGTATCGAGGTCGAGAGCAGAATCTGTCGTCCAGTGGTGAAAGCTGGGAGACTCTGCCAGGGAAAGAAGAGCACGACTCTGAGCAGGTCAGAGTGAATGCTGGCGCCGGCGCCAGTGCCAGCCCGGGTACCGGCGCCAGcgccagcagcaacagcagcagtgAACTGGAAGACCTCCGAGGACCATCTCTTCAGGAAGAAGAACACGCATCCCCCAGAGAACGAGAAGCTCCTTGGCTCCAGTACAACGAAAATGAGAGTAGCAGTGAGGGGGATAATGAATCTGGTCAGGAGTATCTACAGCCTGGGGTGTTCATGCTCGATGGAAACAACAATCTTGAAGATGATTCCAGCGTGAGTGAAGACCTAGAAGTGGATTGGAGCCTCTTTGATGGGTTCGCAGATGGCTTGGGGGTGGCCGAAGCCATTTCCTACGTGGATCCTCAGTTTCTCACCTACATGGCACTTGAAGAACGCCTGGCCCAGGCAATGGAAACTGCCCTGGCGCACCTAGAGTCTCTCGCAGTGGACGTGGAGGTGGCCAACCCACCGGCGAGCAAGGAGAGCATCGACACTCTCCCTGAGATCCTGGTCACTGAAGATCACAGTGCAGTGGGGCAGGAAATGTGTTGCCCCATCTGTTGTAGTGAATATGTGAAGGGGGAGGTGGCAACTGAGCTGCCTTGCCACCACTATTTCCACAAGCCGTGTGTGTCCATCTGGCTTCAGAAATCAGGCACCTGCCCTGTGTGCCGCTGCATGTTCCCTCCCCCGCTCTAA
- the PJA1 gene encoding E3 ubiquitin-protein ligase Praja-1 isoform X5: protein MKSGSRAQPDWPRAAAAQPHRGGGPGRRHRHFLRRSRRLPGCCLAGEELETRSSPGGPDGRRPESPESSARPEERAGVSPGTSRWRDTANAEGHSDGLARRARGESSGGYSELKYPEDKREARNDQVKPEKVPRRQRTMADPDFWTYSDDYYKYCDEDSDSDKEWTAALRRKYRGREQNLSSSGESWETLPGKEEHDSEQVRVNAGAGASASPGTGASASSNSSSELEDLRGPSLQEEEHASPREREAPWLQYNENESSSEGDNESGQEYLQPGVFMLDGNNNLEDDSSVSEDLEVDWSLFDGFADGLGVAEAISYVDPQFLTYMALEERLAQAMETALAHLESLAVDVEVANPPASKESIDTLPEILVTEDHSAVGQEMCCPICCSEYVKGEVATELPCHHYFHKPCVSIWLQKSGTCPVCRCMFPPPL, encoded by the exons atgaaatcaggCTCTCGGGCCCAGCCTGATTGGCCGAGAGCAGCTGCCGCCCAGCCACATCGAGGGGGCGGGCCCGGCCGACGCCACCGGCACTTCCTCCGCCGCAGTCGCCGCCTGCCCGGCTGCTGTCTGGCGGGGGAGGAGCTGGAGACCCGGAGCAGCCCCGGCGGCCCTGACGGTCGGCGGCCCGAGAGCCCCGAGAGCTCCGCTCGTCCAGAAGAGCGCGCGGGTGTCAGCCCTGG TACTTCCAGGTGGAGGGATACAGCCAACGCCGAAGGCCACTCAGATGGCCTAGCAAGAAGAGCCAGAGGTGAGAGTTCAGGTGGCTACTCTGAGCTGAAGTACCCCGAAGACAAGAGGGAAGCCAGGAATGACCAAGTGAAGCCAGAAAAGGTACCAAGACGGCAGCGAACCATGGCTGACCCTGACTTCTGGACGTACAGCGATGATTACTACAAATACTGTGATGAAGACTCTGACAGTGACAAAGAGTGGACTGCTGCTCTGCGGCGGAAGTATCGAGGTCGAGAGCAGAATCTGTCGTCCAGTGGTGAAAGCTGGGAGACTCTGCCAGGGAAAGAAGAGCACGACTCTGAGCAGGTCAGAGTGAATGCTGGCGCCGGCGCCAGTGCCAGCCCGGGTACCGGCGCCAGcgccagcagcaacagcagcagtgAACTGGAAGACCTCCGAGGACCATCTCTTCAGGAAGAAGAACACGCATCCCCCAGAGAACGAGAAGCTCCTTGGCTCCAGTACAACGAAAATGAGAGTAGCAGTGAGGGGGATAATGAATCTGGTCAGGAGTATCTACAGCCTGGGGTGTTCATGCTCGATGGAAACAACAATCTTGAAGATGATTCCAGCGTGAGTGAAGACCTAGAAGTGGATTGGAGCCTCTTTGATGGGTTCGCAGATGGCTTGGGGGTGGCCGAAGCCATTTCCTACGTGGATCCTCAGTTTCTCACCTACATGGCACTTGAAGAACGCCTGGCCCAGGCAATGGAAACTGCCCTGGCGCACCTAGAGTCTCTCGCAGTGGACGTGGAGGTGGCCAACCCACCGGCGAGCAAGGAGAGCATCGACACTCTCCCTGAGATCCTGGTCACTGAAGATCACAGTGCAGTGGGGCAGGAAATGTGTTGCCCCATCTGTTGTAGTGAATATGTGAAGGGGGAGGTGGCAACTGAGCTGCCTTGCCACCACTATTTCCACAAGCCGTGTGTGTCCATCTGGCTTCAGAAATCAGGCACCTGCCCTGTGTGCCGCTGCATGTTCCCTCCCCCGCTCTAA